One region of Paenibacillus polymyxa M1 genomic DNA includes:
- the argS gene encoding arginine--tRNA ligase, with the protein MLLMIATQAIVAHTGLEEKEVLSLFEVPPQPEWGDVAFPCFALAKKFRKSPQHIAMELAELVSHEAGLTASASGAYVNITLDRSVHIPPMLAELSKAEFLKPNTGYGQRVVIDMSSPNIAKPFGIGHLRSTVIGAALYRILGETGYVPISVNHLGDWGTQFGKQIAAYKRWGNEEQLQHDPIGESLKLYVRFHQEAEHDPSLEEEGREWFRRLEQGDTEAQQLWEFFVEVSLSEFDRMYQRLNISFDHVLGESFYNDKMQAVVAQLRAKGLLEESDGALVVRLEDEQLPPCLILKKDGTTIYPTRDLATAIYRHEVMKADRLLYVVGGEQKLHFQQVFAVLKHAGEIWAEQCEHVPFGLMRFAGKKMSTRRGKVVKLEEVLDEAVARAQAIITEKNPNLLEQQAIAEDVGIGAIIFGDLKNNRLNEVDFSLEEALTFEGETGPYVQYTHARIRSLLEKARARSDVDSNSSDNVLAQDGHSPDLNIVSDEMLGDAGWALLKQLDRYHGQLIRAARQLEPSVIARFALDTAQAFNRFYAKERIVDGGQWRIQLAEQTADMLASTLRLLGLKAPNRM; encoded by the coding sequence ATGTTGTTGATGATTGCTACCCAAGCTATTGTAGCTCATACGGGCTTGGAGGAGAAAGAAGTTTTATCTTTATTCGAGGTGCCTCCGCAGCCTGAATGGGGAGATGTGGCGTTTCCCTGTTTTGCGCTGGCTAAAAAATTTCGAAAGTCTCCACAGCATATTGCAATGGAATTGGCAGAGCTAGTAAGCCATGAAGCGGGTCTAACTGCTTCAGCATCGGGTGCCTATGTAAATATTACATTGGATCGATCTGTTCATATTCCACCGATGCTTGCTGAATTGAGCAAGGCTGAGTTTCTCAAGCCCAATACCGGATATGGACAGCGAGTAGTGATTGATATGTCTTCGCCCAATATTGCCAAACCATTTGGTATCGGTCATCTTCGCTCTACTGTTATTGGTGCCGCCTTGTATCGCATACTTGGTGAAACCGGATATGTGCCGATTAGTGTGAATCATCTAGGGGATTGGGGGACACAATTTGGCAAGCAAATTGCGGCCTATAAAAGATGGGGCAATGAGGAGCAGCTACAACATGATCCGATCGGGGAATCGTTGAAGCTATATGTCCGTTTTCATCAGGAGGCCGAGCATGATCCGTCTTTGGAGGAGGAAGGCCGCGAGTGGTTCCGACGTTTGGAGCAGGGGGATACTGAGGCTCAACAGCTGTGGGAGTTTTTTGTTGAAGTCAGTCTGAGTGAATTTGACCGTATGTACCAACGTCTTAACATTTCGTTTGACCATGTGTTGGGGGAAAGTTTTTACAATGATAAGATGCAGGCAGTTGTTGCCCAATTAAGAGCAAAAGGACTGCTGGAAGAAAGTGATGGAGCACTTGTGGTTCGTCTGGAAGACGAGCAACTGCCGCCGTGTCTAATTTTGAAAAAAGATGGTACTACCATTTATCCCACCCGTGATCTGGCAACAGCGATTTATCGTCATGAAGTGATGAAGGCTGATCGCCTGCTGTACGTCGTTGGCGGGGAACAGAAGTTACATTTCCAACAGGTATTTGCGGTGCTGAAGCATGCAGGGGAGATATGGGCCGAGCAATGTGAGCATGTACCGTTTGGTTTAATGCGGTTTGCAGGCAAAAAAATGTCCACAAGACGCGGCAAGGTGGTGAAACTGGAGGAAGTGCTGGATGAAGCTGTAGCGCGTGCTCAAGCCATCATTACGGAGAAAAATCCCAATTTGCTGGAGCAACAGGCAATAGCTGAAGACGTTGGCATCGGAGCGATTATTTTTGGCGATTTAAAAAATAACCGTCTGAATGAAGTGGATTTTTCGTTAGAGGAGGCACTGACCTTTGAAGGTGAGACTGGCCCTTATGTGCAGTATACTCATGCGCGCATACGCAGTCTTTTGGAGAAAGCTCGCGCCCGCTCTGATGTTGATTCTAATTCCAGTGACAACGTCCTTGCCCAAGACGGGCATTCTCCTGATTTGAATATCGTTTCGGATGAAATGCTGGGTGACGCAGGATGGGCGCTGCTTAAGCAGTTGGATCGCTATCACGGACAGCTAATACGTGCTGCTAGGCAACTGGAACCTTCAGTTATTGCGAGATTTGCATTAGATACAGCACAAGCGTTCAACCGTTTTTATGCTAAGGAAAGGATTGTCGATGGTGGACAATGGCGCATTCAGTTGGCGGAACAGACTGCGGATATGCTGGCAAGTACACTGCGACTTCTTGGACTGAAAGCCCCTAACCGGATGTAA
- a CDS encoding S-layer homology domain-containing protein: MIKNKSVAAALLVVCSLAVATSASAFRDIKGAEQEKIVSSLQDKGIIQGITKDKFAPDQTLTYAQGVHLVVRAMDLQVMPDFTTGSFANIPASAWYADSYRIAVQHQIPLSPDIDPSTRMTREQFANILYKAVSATGEYPTVRMFINVADGKKLDQNSNEAVQFLLLTKIAKLDEESNFNPDRKVTRMEAAEMVYHASEFVQSHKPVQATPENPAEPVDPVQQTNISMNIEKANDQQNKVTITRLQAPNPGYGIEVDHIDYVDDTNAVIYYKLTSPKPGEMNIQVITDTHTSTLVDSKYKVTLKAVDGTVLPPTGTGTSVAK, translated from the coding sequence ATGATTAAAAATAAAAGCGTGGCAGCTGCGCTGCTTGTCGTCTGTTCATTGGCTGTGGCTACGTCGGCTTCTGCTTTTCGTGATATAAAGGGAGCTGAGCAGGAGAAGATCGTAAGTTCACTTCAGGACAAAGGAATTATTCAAGGGATAACCAAGGATAAATTTGCACCAGATCAAACACTCACGTATGCACAAGGAGTACACTTGGTTGTTCGTGCGATGGATCTTCAGGTTATGCCTGATTTCACAACGGGCTCCTTTGCAAACATTCCGGCTTCCGCATGGTATGCCGATTCCTACCGGATTGCAGTCCAGCACCAAATCCCTCTGTCACCGGATATTGATCCGAGCACCCGTATGACAAGGGAACAATTCGCGAATATTCTGTATAAAGCAGTGAGTGCAACAGGTGAATATCCTACGGTCCGTATGTTCATTAATGTAGCAGATGGCAAAAAATTAGACCAAAACTCGAACGAAGCAGTGCAATTTCTCCTGTTGACCAAAATTGCAAAATTGGACGAGGAGAGCAACTTTAACCCGGATCGTAAAGTAACACGGATGGAGGCAGCAGAAATGGTCTACCATGCATCCGAGTTTGTACAAAGTCATAAACCGGTGCAAGCCACTCCGGAAAATCCAGCTGAGCCTGTAGATCCGGTCCAACAAACCAATATTAGTATGAACATAGAGAAGGCGAATGATCAGCAGAACAAAGTGACCATCACCCGTCTGCAGGCACCTAACCCAGGATACGGCATTGAAGTGGATCACATCGACTACGTAGATGATACGAATGCAGTCATTTACTACAAGCTGACTAGTCCAAAACCGGGGGAAATGAATATTCAAGTCATTACGGATACCCACACCAGTACATTGGTAGACAGTAAGTATAAGGTTACGCTCAAAGCAGTCGATGGAACTGTGCTTCCGCCCACGGGAACAGGCACGTCTGTAGCTAAATAA
- a CDS encoding ABC transporter ATP-binding protein produces the protein MKPNIGKRLFQYALTSKAGFIAALIALAIGVAAELAGPFIAKTMIDDHMLAIEKPFYETTSVDGAVSYAGTHFKREDRFEAGEAKGREARILQVGKSFVFVDGSIQVADGNRSFTNGTLTVTRSSDTFHYKAKALTADELYSFYKPEMPGIFQLIGWYCFFLVVSIFAEFGKTYWLQSSANKVIQKLRLDLYAHIQRLPVYFFDNLPAGKVVSRVTNDTEAVKDLFVAVLSNFTSGIVTMTGVYVALFLLDFRLGLISLFIVPLLILWIILYRKVATRYNTIIRSRLSEINAIINESIQGMSIIRVFRHQKQTQQEFEELNDDYMKHQNKMLNLNAFTSHNLVNVLRNLAFAVVLWYFGSAALGTTGSAISLGVLYAFVDVLGRLFQPITGMVNQLAVLDTSIVSSGRVFELMDETGEPVTDGTMPRYKGQVEFNDVSFAYKKDDVLKHISFTAQPGQTVALVGHTGSGKSSIINLLFRFYDPQKGTITIDGTPVKNIPKQWLRHHMGIVLQDPYLFTGTVASNVSLGDSRITREQVNKALHDVGADKLLAHLPQGFDEPVIEKGSTLSAGQRQLISFARALAFDPAILILDEATANIDTETEALIQSALEVLKKGRTTFIIAHRLSTIRSADQILVLHRGEIVERGSHDELMAQGGRYFQMYQLQSGTVAAESASSSATSSAQNDLLTGKIAFKA, from the coding sequence ATGAAACCCAATATCGGCAAAAGACTGTTCCAGTATGCACTGACGAGCAAAGCGGGTTTTATTGCCGCTCTTATCGCCTTGGCTATTGGAGTAGCCGCCGAGCTGGCCGGTCCCTTCATCGCCAAAACGATGATTGACGACCATATGCTCGCTATTGAAAAACCATTTTATGAGACGACTAGTGTGGACGGCGCTGTAAGTTACGCTGGAACCCATTTTAAACGTGAAGATCGCTTTGAAGCCGGGGAGGCCAAAGGGCGCGAAGCGAGGATTTTACAAGTTGGCAAATCTTTTGTATTTGTCGATGGCTCTATCCAAGTAGCGGATGGTAACCGATCCTTTACGAACGGTACGTTGACCGTGACACGCAGCTCCGACACCTTTCATTACAAAGCCAAGGCTTTAACCGCTGATGAGCTGTATAGCTTTTATAAACCAGAAATGCCCGGCATCTTTCAGCTGATTGGGTGGTATTGCTTCTTTTTGGTCGTTTCGATTTTTGCCGAATTCGGCAAAACATACTGGCTGCAATCCTCGGCGAACAAGGTCATTCAGAAACTTCGACTTGATCTCTACGCACACATTCAGCGCTTGCCAGTTTACTTTTTTGATAACTTACCCGCAGGCAAGGTCGTATCCCGTGTTACGAATGACACGGAAGCAGTCAAAGATTTGTTTGTGGCTGTACTCTCCAACTTCACTTCAGGGATTGTAACGATGACAGGGGTATATGTTGCGCTCTTTTTACTGGACTTCAGACTGGGTCTGATCTCTCTATTTATTGTACCGTTACTGATCTTATGGATCATATTGTACCGCAAGGTTGCAACCCGCTATAACACGATCATTCGGTCCAGACTCAGTGAGATTAATGCGATTATCAATGAATCCATTCAGGGGATGTCCATTATTCGCGTATTCCGGCATCAGAAACAAACACAGCAAGAGTTTGAAGAGTTGAATGATGACTATATGAAGCATCAGAATAAAATGCTGAATTTGAACGCTTTTACTTCGCATAATTTGGTCAATGTATTGAGAAACCTCGCCTTCGCTGTCGTGTTGTGGTATTTTGGATCTGCGGCGCTTGGCACTACAGGTAGTGCGATATCATTAGGGGTATTGTATGCCTTCGTCGATGTGTTGGGTCGTTTGTTCCAACCTATTACGGGTATGGTCAACCAGCTTGCCGTACTGGATACTTCCATCGTATCCTCAGGACGTGTATTTGAATTGATGGACGAAACTGGAGAGCCGGTGACAGACGGTACTATGCCGCGTTACAAAGGCCAGGTAGAATTTAACGACGTTTCCTTTGCCTACAAAAAGGATGATGTGCTTAAGCATATTTCCTTTACAGCACAGCCTGGCCAAACGGTTGCCCTTGTCGGGCATACCGGATCAGGTAAGAGTTCGATTATCAACCTGCTATTCCGGTTCTATGATCCGCAAAAAGGGACGATCACCATTGACGGAACGCCTGTCAAAAATATTCCTAAGCAATGGCTTCGCCATCATATGGGTATTGTTCTTCAAGATCCATATTTGTTCACAGGCACGGTAGCCTCTAATGTCAGTCTCGGAGACAGCAGAATTACAAGAGAGCAGGTAAATAAAGCGCTGCATGACGTTGGAGCCGACAAACTGTTAGCCCATTTGCCCCAAGGATTTGATGAGCCTGTTATTGAAAAAGGCAGTACCTTATCCGCCGGGCAACGCCAGCTTATTTCGTTTGCTCGCGCGTTAGCCTTTGATCCTGCCATTTTAATTCTGGATGAAGCTACCGCCAACATTGATACCGAAACGGAAGCACTCATCCAATCTGCTCTTGAGGTGCTTAAAAAGGGACGTACGACCTTTATCATTGCCCACCGTTTGTCCACCATTCGTAGTGCAGACCAAATTTTGGTGCTGCATCGGGGTGAAATTGTTGAACGGGGTAGCCATGACGAGCTTATGGCCCAAGGCGGACGTTACTTCCAAATGTATCAACTCCAGTCAGGAACGGTTGCAGCAGAATCTGCGTCTTCCTCAGCTACATCTTCTGCGCAAAATGACTTACTTACAGGCAAAATCGCATTTAAAGCTTAA